A stretch of Punica granatum isolate Tunisia-2019 unplaced genomic scaffold, ASM765513v2 Contig00057, whole genome shotgun sequence DNA encodes these proteins:
- the LOC116189985 gene encoding asparagine--tRNA ligase, cytoplasmic 1-like — MEAPPVEQMAAATLGDVATVAKHEFSDRVPIRSIVCRPDGGAGLAGQRVRVGGWVKTGRKQGGGSFAFLEVSDGTCPANLQVIVDCGVADLGQLVPTGTCVALDGVLKIPPEGTKQNIELRVEEVVHVGPVDPAKYPLPKTKLKLENLRDVVHLRPRTNTISAVARIRNALAYATHTFFQKHGFLYIHTPIITTSDCEGAGEMFQVTTLISDAEKLLKSPLPTEADIEAAKLAIDEKGAEVSQLKSAKTGKPKIDAAVAELHKAKENHSRLEERSKLKPGVLPVKDGKIDYSKDFFDRQAFLTVSGQLQVETFACAVSSVYTFGPTFRAENSNTSRHLAEFWMVEPEIAFAELKDDMNCAEAYVKFLCKWLLDNCLDDMEFLAKNYDKGCIDRLRMVGSTPFERVSYTEAVAMLEEVVKGGKEFENKVEWGMDLASEHERYLTEVIFQKPVIVYNYPKGIKAFYMKLNDDGKTVAAMDVLVPKVGELIGGSQREERYEIIRDRITEMGLPLEPYEWYLDLRRYGTVKHSGFGLGFERMILFATGIDNIRDVIPFPRYPNRADL, encoded by the exons ATGGAAGCGCCGCCAGTGGAGCAAATGGCTGCCGCCACCCTCGGCGACGTCGCCACCGTGGCCAAGCACGAGTTCTCGGACCGCGTCCCCATCAGGTCGATCGTCTGCCGCCCAGACGGCGGCGCGGGGCTCGCCGGCCAGCGTGTCAGGGTCGGCGGCTGGGTGAAGACTGGCCGGAAACAGGGCGGCGGGTCGTTCGCTTTCCTCGAGGTGAGCGACGGCACGTGCCCCGCAAACCTCCAGGTCATTGTGGACTGCGGCGTGGCGGATCTCGGGCAGCTCGTCCCGACGGGCACTTGCGTGGCGCTGGACGGCGTGCTGAAGATCCCTCCCGAGGGGACGAAGCAGAATATCGAGCTCCGTGTCGAGGAGGTTGTCCATGTCGGACCGGTTGACCCGGCCAAGTACCCATTGCCAAAGACCAAGCTCAAGCTCGAGAACCTCAGGGACGTCGTACATCTCCGCCCGAGGACTAACACG ATATCTGCAGTGGCTCGGATTCGCAACGCATTGGCCTATGCAACCCACACGTTCTTTCAGAAGCATGGCTTCCTATACATTCACACTCCGATCATTACAACGAGTGACTGCGAGGGTGCCGGCGAAATGTTCCAAGTGACAACTCTGATCAGTGATGCCGAGAAGCTGCTCAAGTCTCCTCTTCCAACTGAGGCTGACATCGAAGCTGCTAAGCTTGCCATTGACGAGAAGGGAGCGGAGGTTTCTCAGCTGAAATCTGCTAAAACGGGCAAACCAAAGATTGATGCTGCTGTGGCTGAGTTGCACAAAGCCAAAGAAAATCACTCGAGGCTTGAAGAGAGATCAAAACTTAAACCCGGTGTCCTCCCTGTGAAAGATGGGAAGATTGATTATTCGAAAGATTTTTTTGACCGGCAAGCCTTCTTGACTGTCTCAGGGCAATTGCAGGTGGAGACTTTTGCTTGTGCTGTCAGTAGCGTGTATACTTTCGGGCCGACTTTCCGTGCTGAGAACTCGAACACTTCGAGGCATTTGGCAGAATTCTGGATGGTGGAGCCTGAAATAGCTTTTGCTGAGCTGAAG GACGATATGAACTGCGCGGAGGCGTACGTGAAATTTCTGTGCAAATGGTTGCTTGACAACTGTCTTGATGACATGGAATTCTTGGCCAAGAACTATGACAAAGGCTGCATCGATCGACTAAGAATGGTTGGTTCCACTCCCTTTGAGCGGGTTTCATATACGGAAGCAGTCGCCATGCTAGAGGAGGTTGTAAAGGGTGGTAAAGAGTTTGAGAATAAGGTGGAATGGGGAATGGATCTAGCATCTGAACATGAAAG ATACTTGACCGAGGTGATATTTCAAAAGCCCGTTATCGTGTACAATTACCCTAAAGGAATTAAAGCGTTCTATATGAAGCTTAATGATGACGGGAAAACTGTGGCAGCTATGGATGTCCTTGTACCCAAG GTGGGAGAACTGATTGGTGGAAGCCAAAGGGAAGAGCGCTACGAGATTATCAGGGACAG GATTACAGAGATGGGGCTGCCTCTCGAACCCTATGAATGGTACCTTGACCTTCGACGTTATGGTACCGTAAAGCACAGTGGGTTTGGGTTAGGTTTTGAGCGGATGATTCTATTTGCTACTGGTATTGATAACATCAGAGATGTTATTCCGTTCCCTCGGTACCCAAACAGAGCAGATCTCTGA
- the LOC116189987 gene encoding uncharacterized protein LOC116189987 — MNKKKVFNLAKGFRGRAKNCIRIARERVEKAQEYSYRDRRNKKRDMQSLWIQRINAGTRFHSVNYGNFMHGLMKENIQLNWKVLSELSMHEPLSFKALVDISRNAFLGNKNVVHPPRKVSILVSV, encoded by the exons ATGAACAAGAAAAAGGTGTTCAACCTGGCCAAGGGTTTCCGAGGCAGGGCGAAGAACTGCATTAGAATCGCGAGGGAGAGGGTCGAGAAGGCCCAGGAGTACTCCTACAGAGACCGCCGCAACAAGAAGCGTGATATGCAGTCTCTCTGGATCCAGCGCATCAACGCCGGCACTCGCTTCCACTCA GTCAATTACGGTAACTTCATGCACGGGTTGATGAAGGAGAACATCCAGCTGAACTGGAAAGTTCTGTCAGAATTGTCCATGCATGAGCCTCTTAGCTTCAAGGCCCTTGTGGACATCTCCCGTAATGCCTTCCTTGGGAACAAGAATGTGGTTCATCCTCCCAGGAAGGTAAGCATTCTAGTCAGTGTCTAG